A part of Prolixibacteraceae bacterium genomic DNA contains:
- a CDS encoding YggT family protein has product MIKIGLFLLIIGLFFYQKVSSHANLLDSPYDKIYKVLDTVFDLLTRPFMNINPINIGRGVKLDVAPFIVLIILLGFMILVSRGYMNYTRF; this is encoded by the coding sequence ATGATTAAAATAGGGTTGTTTTTATTGATTATAGGGTTATTCTTTTATCAAAAAGTAAGTTCGCATGCGAACCTATTAGATAGTCCATATGATAAGATTTATAAGGTTCTTGATACAGTTTTTGATTTATTGACTAGACCCTTTATGAATATAAATCCAATAAATATAGGAAGAGGTGTGAAATTAGATGTTGCTCCGTTTATTGTTCTAATTATTTTATTGGGTTTTATGATATTGGTATCTAGAGGATACATGAATTACACAAGATTTTAA